From Solidesulfovibrio carbinoliphilus subsp. oakridgensis, the proteins below share one genomic window:
- the hcp gene encoding hydroxylamine reductase, translated as MFCYQCEQTMKGEGCTKIGVCGKQPEVSDLQDLTAYVLRGLALVAREARKTGHRSEAADAYFPDALFSTLTNVNFDPDDFVRLIHDIVRFRDELKGKAEAAGQALDLPEGPATFVPAPDYAGLLDQARETGLFDYPTDDPDIRSLMHTVLFGLKGVSAYMDHAQVLGKKDQEISDFYHDALAAGWDGKPMTLEDWVGMALKTGEINLKTMKLLDAANTETYGDPVPTEVPLGHKKGKAIVVSGHDLKDLHMLLEQTRDKGITVYTHGEMIPAHGYPELKKYPHLYGNYGTAWQNQQKEFAALPGAVLMTTNCLQRILPAYTGNVFTTGRVGWPGAPHIAAKPDGTKDFTPVIERALALPGFAADEEGGSAMVGFGHKTLLGVAGKVVELVKAGKIRHFFLVGGCDGAKPGRNYYTKFVEQAPRDTVILTLACGKYRFNAMQKALGDIDGIPRLLDVGQCNDTYSAIVIASALAEAFQTDVNSLPLSLIISWYEQKAAAILLTLLFLGIKNIYLGPSLPAFLTPNVLNFLVEKYNIKPIGTPEEDLKAILG; from the coding sequence ATGTTCTGTTATCAGTGCGAACAGACCATGAAAGGGGAAGGGTGCACCAAGATCGGTGTATGCGGCAAACAGCCGGAGGTGTCCGACCTGCAGGACCTGACGGCCTACGTCCTGCGCGGGCTGGCCCTGGTCGCCCGGGAGGCGCGCAAGACAGGCCACCGGAGCGAGGCCGCGGACGCCTATTTTCCGGACGCCCTGTTCTCCACCCTCACCAACGTCAATTTCGATCCCGACGACTTCGTCCGGCTCATCCACGACATCGTCCGGTTCCGGGACGAGCTGAAAGGAAAGGCCGAGGCGGCCGGCCAGGCCCTGGACCTGCCCGAGGGGCCGGCCACGTTCGTGCCGGCGCCGGACTACGCCGGGCTCCTCGATCAGGCCCGCGAGACCGGCCTTTTCGACTACCCGACCGACGATCCGGACATCCGCTCCCTCATGCACACCGTGCTTTTCGGCCTCAAGGGCGTGTCGGCCTACATGGACCACGCCCAGGTGCTCGGCAAAAAGGATCAGGAGATTTCGGACTTCTACCACGACGCCCTGGCGGCCGGCTGGGACGGCAAGCCCATGACCCTGGAAGACTGGGTCGGCATGGCGCTTAAGACCGGCGAGATCAACCTCAAGACCATGAAGCTCCTGGACGCGGCCAACACCGAGACCTACGGCGACCCGGTCCCGACCGAGGTGCCGCTCGGACACAAGAAGGGCAAGGCCATCGTGGTCTCGGGCCACGATCTCAAGGACCTGCACATGCTCCTCGAGCAGACCAGGGACAAGGGTATCACGGTCTACACCCACGGCGAGATGATTCCGGCCCACGGCTACCCGGAGCTCAAGAAGTACCCGCACCTCTACGGCAACTACGGCACGGCCTGGCAGAACCAGCAAAAGGAGTTCGCCGCCCTGCCGGGCGCGGTCCTCATGACCACCAACTGCCTGCAGCGCATCCTGCCGGCCTACACCGGCAACGTCTTCACCACCGGCCGGGTGGGCTGGCCCGGGGCCCCGCACATCGCGGCCAAACCGGACGGGACCAAGGACTTCACGCCGGTCATCGAGCGGGCCCTGGCCCTGCCGGGCTTTGCCGCGGACGAGGAGGGGGGCTCGGCCATGGTCGGGTTCGGCCACAAGACCCTGCTCGGCGTGGCCGGCAAGGTGGTGGAGCTGGTCAAGGCCGGCAAGATCAGACACTTCTTCCTGGTCGGCGGCTGCGACGGGGCCAAGCCTGGCCGCAACTACTATACCAAGTTCGTGGAGCAGGCCCCGCGCGACACGGTCATCCTGACGCTGGCCTGCGGCAAGTACCGGTTCAACGCCATGCAAAAGGCCCTCGGCGACATCGACGGCATTCCGCGCCTCCTCGACGTCGGCCAGTGCAACGACACCTATTCGGCCATCGTCATCGCCTCGGCCCTGGCCGAGGCCTTCCAGACGGACGTCAATTCCCTGCCCCTCTCGCTCATCATCTCCTGGTACGAGCAGAAGGCGGCGGCCATCCTCCTGACCCTCCTTTTCCTTGGCATCAAAAACATCTACCTCGGACCGTCCCTGCCGGCCTTCCTGACGCCAAACGTCCTCAACTTCCTGGTCGAAAAGTACAACATCAAGCCCATCGGCACGCCCGAGGAAGACCTCAAAGCCATCCTCGGCTAG
- a CDS encoding PAS domain-containing hybrid sensor histidine kinase/response regulator, whose protein sequence is MWKSLKAAEKIKSGFIDALRQRLAGLRRSDAPEKGAPALVAAPISQGLVSSILEYLPEGMLVVEGEGLALRMVSRYAKELLGLSAEGLLERTYRDVSLHVPMYRQDAAAPAPFEALPLVRAVRSGELVTEEQWIVTRSDGYKIPVLCNAGPILDDSGRITGGILAFVDMVDTKLVEKKLQESEEKFKKVFTSSPGILLLMDLDKKIILDVNNSFTEILGYGREEVRGQNVGVLGLIDAPGSGAGLETLLETEGRFSDQELVVRTREGASRIILASADVVQVAGQRYLIAGGQDVTDLHEAREDAERANRAKSEFLANMSHEIRTPLNGILGMTSLALMTCTDHKGREYLGLAQQSGQHLLGIINDILDISKIESQRFELEKAEFNPRETLENLFQTMRVEADAKGVRFDATVAPDVPDCVIGDEGRLRQIYVNLIGNSIKFTTAGEVEVRVAVAATDGRREPAAMGGKGRICLISSIRDTGIGIPQKNLKRIFDTFAQVSVGARYGGTGLGLSISKRLVELMGGRIWVESEPGRGSTFHFTAELLRVAPGEPAGAAGSRSGNRCLLPNGQPGLRILLAEDNDINQILAVKLLTLQGHEVATAENGREVLARLAESDFDLILMDVRMPDMDGVEAMRRIRDGEVPGADPDIPIVAVTAHALAGDRERFLAEGFDGYLAKPLDFEALSGLLAEVTAGRDAD, encoded by the coding sequence ATGTGGAAAAGCCTCAAGGCTGCGGAAAAGATCAAAAGCGGCTTCATCGACGCCCTGCGGCAACGCCTGGCCGGCCTGCGCAGAAGCGACGCCCCGGAAAAGGGGGCGCCCGCCCTGGTGGCGGCCCCGATCAGCCAGGGCCTTGTCTCTTCGATCCTGGAATATCTGCCCGAGGGCATGCTCGTGGTCGAGGGCGAGGGCCTCGCCCTGCGGATGGTGAGCCGGTACGCCAAGGAGCTTCTCGGCCTTTCCGCCGAGGGGTTGCTCGAACGGACCTACCGCGATGTTTCGCTGCACGTGCCGATGTACCGACAGGACGCGGCGGCTCCCGCCCCCTTCGAGGCCCTGCCCCTGGTCCGGGCCGTACGAAGCGGGGAACTCGTGACCGAGGAGCAGTGGATCGTTACGCGGTCCGATGGCTACAAGATCCCCGTCCTTTGCAATGCCGGCCCCATCCTGGACGACTCCGGCCGGATCACAGGCGGCATCCTCGCGTTCGTCGACATGGTGGACACAAAGCTGGTCGAGAAAAAGCTTCAGGAAAGCGAAGAGAAGTTCAAGAAGGTCTTCACCTCGAGCCCGGGCATCCTGCTGCTGATGGACCTCGACAAGAAGATCATCCTCGACGTCAACAATTCCTTCACCGAGATCCTCGGCTACGGCCGGGAGGAGGTCAGGGGCCAAAACGTCGGCGTGCTCGGGCTGATCGATGCCCCCGGCAGCGGGGCCGGCCTCGAAACGCTTCTGGAGACGGAAGGCCGGTTCAGCGACCAGGAGCTCGTGGTCCGGACCAGGGAGGGGGCGAGCCGGATCATCCTGGCCTCGGCCGACGTGGTGCAGGTGGCCGGCCAGCGGTACCTGATCGCCGGGGGACAGGACGTGACCGACCTGCACGAGGCCCGGGAGGACGCCGAGCGGGCCAACCGGGCCAAGAGCGAGTTCCTGGCCAACATGTCCCACGAGATCCGCACGCCCTTAAACGGCATCCTCGGCATGACCTCCCTGGCGCTCATGACCTGCACCGACCACAAGGGACGGGAATACCTGGGCCTGGCCCAGCAGTCCGGCCAGCACCTGCTCGGCATCATAAACGACATCCTGGACATCTCGAAGATCGAGTCCCAGCGCTTCGAACTGGAGAAAGCCGAGTTCAACCCGCGCGAGACCCTGGAGAACCTCTTCCAGACCATGCGCGTCGAAGCCGACGCCAAGGGCGTGCGGTTCGACGCCACCGTGGCCCCGGACGTCCCGGACTGCGTGATCGGCGACGAGGGGCGGCTGCGGCAGATCTACGTGAACCTGATCGGCAATTCCATCAAGTTCACCACCGCGGGCGAAGTGGAGGTGCGGGTGGCCGTGGCGGCAACGGACGGCCGCCGGGAGCCCGCGGCCATGGGCGGCAAAGGCCGCATCTGCCTCATCTCCTCGATCCGGGACACCGGCATCGGCATTCCCCAAAAAAACCTGAAGCGGATCTTCGACACCTTCGCCCAGGTCAGCGTCGGGGCCAGGTACGGCGGCACGGGCCTTGGCCTGTCCATTTCCAAGCGGCTCGTGGAACTGATGGGCGGCCGCATCTGGGTGGAAAGCGAACCGGGCCGGGGGAGCACGTTTCATTTCACGGCCGAACTCCTGCGCGTGGCCCCCGGGGAACCGGCCGGCGCGGCCGGTTCCCGTTCCGGGAACCGGTGCCTGCTGCCCAACGGCCAACCGGGCCTGCGCATCCTTTTGGCCGAGGACAACGACATCAACCAGATCCTGGCCGTCAAGCTGCTCACCCTGCAGGGCCATGAGGTGGCGACCGCCGAAAACGGCCGCGAAGTCCTGGCGCGCCTTGCCGAAAGCGACTTCGACCTGATCCTCATGGACGTGCGCATGCCGGACATGGACGGCGTGGAGGCCATGCGCCGCATCCGGGACGGCGAGGTCCCGGGCGCCGATCCCGACATCCCGATCGTCGCCGTGACGGCCCACGCCCTGGCCGGCGACCGGGAACGGTTCCTGGCCGAAGGCTTTGACGGCTACCTGGCCAAACCCCTGGACTTCGAGGCCTTAAGCGGCCTGCTGGCGGAGGTGACGGCCGGACGGGACGCGGACTAG
- a CDS encoding GAF domain-containing hybrid sensor histidine kinase/response regulator, producing MRRSKRAVRAYSACTRLLVKTAEEADLLCGVCRLMVEDAGYRMAWIGIPEKDPQKTVRPLVHWGFEDGYLENIQISWANDGKGQGPTGRAVRSGEPVACRNMLSDPKLLLWRKEAARRGYASSIALPLVVRGEVTSVLMIYAGEAEAFEGDEFNLLVELANALTFGIDALRVRAEQKKATEALRENETSLRALYESMDQGLCVHELVYDEAGRPANYRILEVNPKYEAILGLTRQEAVGALATSLYRVDRPPFLDSYARVAQTGEPAFFETYFAPLGRYFSISAFCPRPGKFAVLFKDITTRRNAEEELKRLNETLEQRVLEQTGELRSAKEAAEAANRAKSQFLANMSHEIRTPMNGILGMTELTLLMDMPPQAGEYLRLVLQSGHALLDIINDILDLSKIESGHAVLDNKPFRLHECLGSTFNALAITAREKGLSLYHCIDSHVPEHIVGDQGRLRQVLINIVGNAIKFTPKGGVRVTVGRDGQPAPPGSARLLFQVADDGIGIPKDGLGEVFHAFSQIGLSSHTRFGGTGLGLSISKSLVAMMGGRIWAESKLGQGSLFSFTAEFVVGDATPEPLPEPVPSACPRKRRKLRFLVVEDNPVNRLFAVEFLRQQRGHTVDTAADGKEALEKLRHQPFDAVLMDVRLPDMDGEEIVSAIRRGEAGPDKAGIKIIAVTAHALKGDKERFLAAGMDGYLAKPVDIVQFDRIINEIASDREARDV from the coding sequence TTGCGCCGGTCGAAGCGGGCTGTCCGGGCCTACAGCGCCTGCACGCGCCTGCTCGTCAAGACCGCGGAAGAAGCCGACCTCCTCTGCGGGGTCTGCCGCCTGATGGTCGAAGACGCCGGATACCGCATGGCCTGGATCGGCATCCCGGAAAAGGATCCGCAAAAGACCGTACGCCCTCTCGTCCACTGGGGATTCGAGGATGGGTATCTGGAAAATATTCAGATATCCTGGGCAAATGATGGAAAAGGCCAGGGCCCGACCGGCAGGGCGGTGCGGTCGGGCGAACCCGTTGCCTGCCGCAACATGCTGTCGGACCCCAAGCTCCTGCTGTGGCGAAAGGAAGCCGCCCGGCGCGGGTACGCCTCTTCCATAGCCCTGCCCCTGGTGGTCAGAGGCGAAGTCACAAGCGTGCTCATGATCTATGCGGGCGAGGCGGAGGCCTTCGAGGGCGACGAGTTCAACCTGCTCGTGGAACTGGCCAATGCCTTGACCTTTGGCATCGATGCCCTGCGGGTGCGGGCGGAACAAAAGAAGGCCACGGAAGCCCTTCGGGAGAACGAAACCAGCCTGCGGGCCCTCTACGAGTCCATGGACCAGGGGCTGTGCGTGCACGAGCTCGTTTACGACGAGGCGGGTCGCCCGGCCAATTACCGGATTCTGGAGGTCAACCCCAAATATGAGGCGATTTTGGGCCTCACCCGCCAGGAAGCCGTGGGCGCCCTGGCCACGTCGCTGTACCGCGTGGACCGGCCGCCTTTTCTCGATAGCTACGCCCGGGTGGCCCAGACCGGCGAACCGGCCTTCTTCGAAACCTATTTCGCCCCGTTGGGCCGCTATTTCAGCATCTCGGCCTTTTGCCCCCGGCCGGGAAAGTTCGCGGTGTTGTTTAAGGACATTACGACACGCCGGAATGCCGAGGAGGAATTGAAACGGCTAAACGAAACCCTCGAGCAACGGGTGCTCGAGCAGACCGGGGAATTGCGGTCGGCCAAGGAGGCCGCCGAAGCGGCCAACCGGGCCAAAAGCCAGTTCCTGGCCAACATGTCCCACGAGATCCGCACCCCCATGAACGGCATCCTGGGCATGACCGAACTGACCCTTCTGATGGACATGCCGCCGCAAGCCGGAGAATATCTCCGGCTCGTCCTGCAGTCCGGGCATGCCCTCCTCGATATCATCAATGATATTCTGGACCTTTCAAAAATCGAGTCAGGGCACGCCGTTCTCGACAACAAGCCGTTCCGGTTGCACGAATGCCTGGGCTCGACATTCAATGCCCTGGCGATCACGGCCAGGGAAAAGGGACTTTCCCTCTACCATTGCATCGACAGCCATGTGCCCGAGCATATTGTCGGGGATCAGGGGCGTCTGCGGCAGGTGCTGATCAATATCGTCGGCAATGCCATCAAGTTTACCCCGAAAGGCGGCGTACGGGTCACGGTCGGTCGGGACGGCCAGCCGGCCCCCCCGGGTTCCGCCCGTCTCCTGTTCCAAGTCGCGGACGACGGCATCGGCATTCCGAAAGACGGCCTCGGGGAAGTCTTCCATGCTTTTAGCCAGATCGGGCTTTCGAGCCATACCAGGTTTGGCGGCACGGGCCTTGGCCTGTCCATCTCCAAAAGCCTGGTTGCAATGATGGGCGGCCGGATTTGGGCCGAGAGCAAGCTCGGGCAGGGAAGCCTCTTCTCCTTTACCGCGGAATTCGTCGTGGGCGACGCAACACCGGAGCCGCTTCCCGAGCCCGTGCCCTCGGCTTGCCCACGGAAGCGGCGAAAGCTCAGGTTTCTGGTTGTCGAAGACAACCCTGTCAACAGGCTCTTCGCGGTCGAATTCCTCCGGCAGCAACGGGGCCACACGGTCGACACCGCGGCGGACGGGAAAGAGGCCTTGGAAAAGCTCCGCCACCAGCCTTTCGACGCGGTGCTCATGGACGTGCGTCTGCCGGACATGGACGGCGAGGAGATCGTTTCGGCCATCCGGCGCGGGGAGGCGGGACCGGACAAGGCCGGCATCAAAATCATCGCCGTGACGGCCCATGCCCTGAAGGGGGATAAGGAGCGATTCCTTGCCGCCGGCATGGACGGCTATCTCGCAAAGCCGGTGGATATCGTTCAATTCGATAGAATCATTAATGAGATAGCGTCAGACAGGGAGGCCCGGGACGTTTGA
- a CDS encoding class I SAM-dependent methyltransferase translates to MAAFLAISRDVFAPLYPYYADRFLKQSGVTRGVCLDLGCGGGGLGLAVAAASGCFAVLLDQSPAMVRAAAGEAAGRGLAGRAVALAADVHALPLPDGCVDLAVSRGSLMFWEDLPRAFSEIRRVLSPRGRAFLGGGLGSPAIREAICRRMASRDPRWAKGPPPPRPGTEPETHARLLRAAGIHPFAIAREDAGHWIEFGK, encoded by the coding sequence GTGGCGGCGTTTCTCGCCATAAGCCGGGACGTCTTTGCCCCGCTCTACCCGTATTACGCCGACCGTTTCCTGAAACAGTCGGGCGTCACCCGGGGCGTGTGCCTGGATCTGGGCTGCGGCGGCGGCGGGCTCGGGCTGGCCGTGGCGGCGGCCAGCGGCTGCTTCGCCGTCCTGCTCGACCAATCGCCGGCCATGGTGCGGGCGGCGGCCGGAGAGGCGGCCGGGCGCGGGCTGGCCGGACGGGCCGTGGCCCTGGCCGCCGACGTCCACGCCCTGCCGCTGCCGGACGGCTGCGTGGATCTGGCCGTCAGCCGCGGCTCGCTCATGTTCTGGGAGGACCTGCCCCGGGCCTTTAGCGAAATCCGGCGGGTCCTGTCGCCGCGCGGCCGCGCCTTTCTCGGCGGGGGGCTGGGTTCCCCGGCCATCCGGGAAGCCATCTGCCGCCGGATGGCCTCCCGCGACCCCCGGTGGGCCAAGGGGCCGCCGCCGCCCCGGCCCGGGACCGAACCGGAAACCCATGCCCGGCTGCTGCGGGCCGCCGGCATCCATCCCTTCGCCATTGCCCGGGAGGACGCCGGGCACTGGATCGAATTCGGGAAATAA
- a CDS encoding radical SAM protein — MQCDYCERYCRLEEGRHGFCRMYANQGGRLVERFPDKWCAYAVSRVETIPFYHAYPGSRCMVVGTAGCNLDCRYCANAYAAKEDPASLADILLDIGPEQLVGLARKQGCHSIVFSINEPTVSLPTLTRVSRAAKAAGMPMGCLTNGYATPAATARLGEIFSFVNVSLKGLDPAFCGDCLGIADSAPVVRNIRELSRVSHVEVTTPVIDGENDHELDAMADILADIDPNIPWHVFRLLPTHKMSQRDYPNIEDINQRLEKLRVRLPYLYFHNFIGSEWVGTRCPGCGAEVITRHSLGCGGDKLDTFRCRGDVCPECGGHIALLGTRVDWNAGEVRA; from the coding sequence ATGCAATGCGACTACTGCGAACGATACTGCCGTCTCGAAGAGGGGCGGCACGGCTTTTGCCGCATGTACGCCAACCAGGGCGGCCGGCTGGTCGAGCGGTTTCCGGACAAGTGGTGCGCCTACGCCGTGTCCCGGGTGGAAACGATCCCTTTTTACCACGCCTACCCGGGCAGCCGGTGCATGGTGGTCGGCACGGCCGGCTGCAACCTGGACTGCCGCTACTGCGCCAACGCCTACGCGGCCAAGGAGGACCCGGCCAGCCTGGCCGACATCCTCCTCGACATCGGCCCCGAGCAACTCGTCGGCCTGGCCCGCAAGCAGGGCTGCCACTCCATCGTTTTTTCCATCAACGAACCCACGGTGTCCCTGCCGACCCTCACCCGGGTCTCCCGGGCGGCCAAGGCGGCCGGGATGCCCATGGGCTGCCTGACCAACGGCTACGCCACGCCTGCGGCCACGGCCCGGCTCGGCGAGATCTTCTCCTTCGTCAACGTCAGCCTCAAGGGGCTGGACCCGGCCTTTTGCGGCGACTGCCTGGGCATTGCCGACAGCGCTCCGGTCGTGCGCAACATCCGCGAGCTGTCCCGGGTCAGCCACGTCGAGGTGACTACCCCGGTCATCGACGGGGAAAACGACCACGAGCTGGACGCCATGGCCGATATCCTGGCCGACATCGATCCGAACATCCCCTGGCACGTCTTCCGGTTGCTGCCGACCCACAAGATGAGCCAGCGGGACTATCCCAATATCGAGGACATAAACCAGCGGCTCGAAAAGCTGCGCGTCCGCCTGCCCTACCTCTATTTCCACAATTTCATCGGTTCGGAGTGGGTCGGCACCCGCTGTCCGGGCTGCGGGGCCGAGGTGATCACCCGCCACAGCCTGGGCTGCGGCGGGGACAAGCTGGACACGTTCCGCTGCCGGGGCGACGTCTGTCCGGAGTGCGGCGGACACATCGCCCTGCTCGGCACGCGGGTGGACTGGAACGCCGGGGAGGTGCGCGCATGA
- a CDS encoding energy-coupling factor transporter transmembrane component T family protein, with amino-acid sequence MLRSLRRAGAVSKFLFAISLCAFAFVCEDWRILAGIVAALAGLLLASGVWDRSVSLIFGVSVLGLPTLLCLFLLGGIEKASDWRQGLLLGLAWLGVFSLRLIIVLLADVLVVKWTSFSDMLLSLRSLGLPGKAVLFVSALTSLLPAMFAMSLRVVEVQRARGFEARRLVRPSQFLPLFVPVFLAQMRRASELALSLELRGLAGDGPGAAVRNPACFGDAFFWLVAVLPWSGFVWRWLGPGA; translated from the coding sequence GTGTTGCGTAGCCTGCGCCGCGCCGGCGCCGTCAGCAAATTCCTGTTCGCCATCTCCCTGTGCGCCTTCGCGTTTGTCTGCGAGGATTGGCGCATCCTCGCCGGCATCGTCGCCGCCCTGGCCGGCCTGCTGCTGGCTTCCGGCGTCTGGGACCGCAGCGTCAGCCTGATTTTCGGCGTGTCCGTGCTGGGGCTGCCGACCCTGCTGTGCCTCTTTCTCCTCGGCGGCATCGAGAAAGCCTCGGACTGGCGCCAGGGCCTGCTGCTTGGCCTGGCCTGGCTCGGGGTTTTCTCCTTGCGCCTTATCATCGTGCTCCTGGCGGATGTGCTGGTGGTCAAGTGGACGAGTTTTTCCGACATGCTGCTGTCGCTGCGAAGCCTGGGCCTGCCGGGCAAGGCCGTCCTTTTTGTCTCGGCCCTGACGAGCCTTTTGCCGGCCATGTTCGCCATGAGCCTGCGGGTGGTGGAGGTGCAGCGGGCGCGCGGCTTCGAGGCCAGGCGGCTGGTGCGGCCCTCGCAGTTTCTGCCTCTTTTCGTGCCGGTCTTCCTGGCCCAGATGCGCCGGGCCTCGGAACTGGCCCTGTCCCTGGAATTGCGGGGTCTGGCCGGGGACGGTCCGGGAGCGGCGGTCCGCAACCCCGCCTGCTTCGGGGACGCCTTTTTTTGGCTCGTCGCCGTCCTGCCCTGGTCGGGCTTCGTGTGGCGGTGGCTGGGCCCGGGGGCCTGA
- a CDS encoding ABC transporter ATP-binding protein produces the protein MIACRQLSFTPVGAAGPVLADVSLAIGPGERVGIVGPSGAGKSTLGYHLCGAHRLALAGRTEGGLRLDGRDGLAGGPPGFAGIVGQNPEVQLFCATVGEEVALGLRARGLAAGACREAVGLLLARYGLAGRAEAALGTLSLGQKQLAAVLSMLAIRPKVLLLDEPTSYLDAATADLLFAHLDALSRETGLVVMVIEHDLARLSGFADRYLALDRGRLAYDGPASGFPVREPLPPARPLAPGRASGAPALAFAGVSFGYGKTDRVLADIDLAVGPGEVVALMGPNGSGKSTLLRLAKGLGKPRTGRIALAPGLAGGRDVGLMFQNPDEQIFAHTVAAECGYWLDNLEVPEPARTRRVARELAGLGLDRVLDRSPFTLSFGEKRRLCLAAVLVADPAVLCLDEPTTGLDDATMAAMAETVRGRAGQGAAVLVATHEQAFAAMAATRIVRLENGRIVADAPNPEGRRVA, from the coding sequence ATGATCGCCTGCCGCCAGCTGTCTTTTACCCCGGTCGGCGCGGCCGGGCCGGTCCTTGCCGACGTGAGCCTCGCCATCGGCCCGGGCGAGCGGGTGGGCATCGTCGGGCCGTCCGGGGCCGGCAAGTCCACCCTGGGCTACCATCTGTGCGGCGCCCACCGGCTGGCCCTGGCCGGCCGCACCGAGGGCGGGCTTCGCCTGGACGGCCGGGACGGTCTGGCCGGCGGGCCTCCGGGTTTTGCCGGCATCGTCGGCCAAAACCCGGAGGTCCAGCTTTTTTGCGCCACCGTCGGCGAGGAAGTGGCCCTTGGCCTGCGGGCCCGGGGCCTGGCCGCGGGCGCCTGCCGGGAGGCCGTGGGCCTGCTATTGGCGCGGTACGGGCTTGCCGGCCGGGCCGAGGCGGCCCTGGGGACCCTGTCCCTCGGCCAGAAACAGCTGGCCGCCGTCCTGTCCATGCTGGCCATACGGCCCAAGGTGCTGCTCCTCGACGAGCCCACCAGCTATCTCGACGCGGCCACCGCCGACCTGCTCTTTGCCCATCTCGATGCCTTGAGCCGGGAGACGGGGCTGGTGGTCATGGTCATCGAGCACGACCTGGCCCGGCTGTCCGGCTTCGCCGACCGCTATCTGGCCCTCGACCGGGGCCGGCTCGCCTACGACGGGCCGGCCTCGGGGTTTCCGGTCCGGGAGCCCCTGCCGCCGGCCAGGCCCCTGGCCCCGGGCCGGGCGTCGGGTGCGCCCGCGCTGGCCTTTGCCGGCGTGTCGTTCGGCTACGGCAAAACCGACCGGGTGCTTGCCGACATCGATCTGGCCGTCGGTCCGGGCGAGGTCGTGGCCCTCATGGGGCCAAACGGTTCCGGCAAGTCCACCCTGCTGCGGCTGGCCAAGGGGCTCGGCAAGCCCCGGACCGGCCGGATCGCCCTGGCCCCGGGGCTGGCCGGCGGCCGCGACGTGGGCCTCATGTTCCAGAATCCCGACGAACAGATTTTCGCCCATACCGTGGCGGCGGAATGCGGCTACTGGCTGGACAACCTGGAGGTGCCCGAGCCGGCGCGGACGCGGCGCGTGGCCCGGGAGCTGGCCGGGCTGGGGCTGGACCGGGTCCTCGATCGCTCGCCCTTCACCCTCAGTTTCGGGGAAAAGCGCCGGCTGTGTCTGGCGGCCGTCCTGGTGGCCGATCCGGCGGTCCTGTGTCTCGACGAACCGACCACGGGCCTCGACGACGCCACCATGGCCGCCATGGCCGAGACGGTGCGCGGCCGGGCCGGCCAGGGCGCGGCCGTGCTCGTGGCCACCCACGAGCAGGCCTTCGCGGCGATGGCCGCCACCCGGATCGTGCGGCTGGAAAACGGGCGCATCGTGGCCGATGCCCCAAACCCGGAGGGACGCCGTGTTGCGTAG